The Pseudonocardia broussonetiae DNA segment GGCTACTGGTTCTTCGACGCCGACCTCGCCCGGTACGAGCAGCTCACCGGCACCCCGAACGTGCTCGGCGGGGCCGGCGCGTTCGCCGCGCCGCTGCTGCACGACCCGGGCGAGCGGTTCACCTACGGCATCGGCACCGACTGGCTCGGCCGGGTCGTCGAGGCCGTCACCGGCACCGGCCTCGACGTGGTGGTGAAGGAGGAGATCACCGGCCCGCTCGGCATGGACGACACGATGTTCCTGCTCGACGAGGGTCGCACCGCCGACGCGGTGTCCGTGCACGTCCCCGCCGAGGGCGGCGGCTGGGCGTCGGCCGGTGAGCTGCTGCCGCAGGAGCCGGAGTGGTGGGCCGGAGGCCACGGGCTCTACTCGACGCCGCGCGACTACATCCGCTTCGAGCGCGCCCTGCTGCGCGGCGGCGAGCTCGACGGCGTGCGGATCCTGTCGGAGGCGACGGTCGACGAGGCCTTCACCAACCAGATCGGCGACCTCGACTTCCCCGCCGCGATCCCGACCGCCGACCCGCCCATCACCGGCCCGTTCGACGCCGGGCCGGGCTGGAAGTGGGGCTACGGCCTGCTGCTCAACACCGCCGACGCCCCGGGCGGGCGCCGGGCGGGCAGCGGCGCCTGGGCCGGGCTGTTCAACACGCACTTCTGGGTGGACCGGACCAGCGGGGTCTGCGCGTCGATCTACACGAACTCGCTGCCGTTCGTGACGCCGGAGGCGTTCGCGCTGTACGGCGAGTTCGAGCAGGCCCTCTACGCCGCTCTGTGAGGGCGGGGTGGCCCGGGCCGGGAGGACCGGCCCGGGTCACCGTCACCCCGGGAGGCCGTCACCCGAGCAGGCCGTGGCGGCGCGCCACCGACACGGCCTCGGTGCGGTTGCCGGCGCCGAGCTTCCCGTAGATGTTCTTGAGGTACCACTTCACCGTGTTCACGGTGACCCCGGTCGCCGTGGCGATCTGCTGGTTGCCGCGCCCGAGGTCGAGCATCTGCAGGATCTCGCGCTCCCGCCCGGTCAGGTCCGTCGGCGACGGCGCGGCGGCCCCGCCCGGGGCGGCGAGCACCACCTCGAGCTGCTCGACGGCCGGCAGCGCGTCGGCCGAGGCCCCGTGCAGCGCGCGGGCGGCGACCCGTTCGAGCACCACCCGCACGTCCGGTCCCCCCTCGCGCACGAGCTGGGGCGCCCCCCGCGCCACGACGCGGTCCAGGACCCCGGCGAGGGTGCGCTCGGCCGCCATGAACCGCGTCGCCCGCTCCTGGATCCCGGCGAGCTGCACCGACAGCTCGACCACCGTCCGCACCTGCCCCCGCCGCCGGGCCTCGACGATCAGGTCCTGGACCAGTGCGACCGCCCGCTCGTGGTCGCCCTCGGCCGAGTGCACCGCGGCCAGCGACGACGTCCGCAGCTGGTCGATCCGGGCCCCGATGCCCCCGTGCCGGCACGACCCCTCCGGCAGGTCACCGGCCACCCGCCGGGCCTCCCGGATCCGGCCGCGCGCCAGGAGCTGGGTGATCCGCTCCGCCCCGACCGCGGTGCGCAGCCGGTGCAGCCCGAGGCGGTCGGCGACCTGGGCGCCCTCCAGCAGCAGCTCGGCCGCCTCGTCGGCGGCGCCGCGGCCGGCCTTGATCCGGGCCAGCAGCGCGAAGCTGGCGATCATGAAGTCGACGACCCCGCTCTCCGCTCCGAGCTCCCCGCTCTCGGTCAGCAGCCGCTCCGCCTCGTCGAGCTGGCCGCGCACGTAGTGCAGCTCGCCGAGCAGCGCGCCGGCGAGCTGCGCGGCGTGCGACCGCCGCCCGGCCGACTCGCGGGCCAGCACGACCGCCCCCCGCAGCTGCACCTCCGCCCCGGTCGTGTCGAGCTGCGACAGCGCCGCGACACCGGCGAAGCAGCGCCCGTAGACCCCGGAGAACGGGCCGGTGGTGCGGTCGTGGAAGCGACGGGCCCACTGCTGCCGCTCCCGCGCCCGGGCGAAGCGCATCGCGTGGATGTCGCAGAACGACTGGATGTTGGCCGCGACCGACACGACCCACGGCCGGTAGCTCCCCGAGCGGTCCAGGCTCGTGCGGACCAGCCCCTCCGCCCGGTCGGTGCGGTCGCCGTAGATGTCGATGCAGGCCTGGACCACATCGGCCTCGCTGCGCATCTCCCCGAGCGCATCGACGCCGCCGGGATCGGCGCCGTCGGGATCGGCGCCGTCGGGGTCGACGCCCGGCGCCGGCAGCGCCGAGCGCAGCACGTCGAGCGACGACTGCGCCGCCTCGGCGCGCTGCAGCAGGCAGTTGGCCCACGACACCGCCATGAGCAGCGCCGGCCGGTCGTCGGCCGCCGTCGCCGGCAACCGGCTGACCAGGCCCAGGAGGCTGACCATCCGGCTGTGCTCGACCAGCAGCATCGCGTGCTGCTCCACGAGGTCGGTGGCCCGTTCGACGTCGCCACCGGTCAGCGCGTGGTCGACGGCCTCGGACACCAGGTCGTGCGCGGCGAACCACGCCGACGCCCGGGCGTGCAGCCCCGCCGCCCGGCCGGGGTGGTCCCGGTCCAGCCGCCGCCGCAGGTAGTCGGCGAACAGGTGGTGGTAGCGGAACCACTCCCGCTCCCCGTCCAGCGGGCGCAGGAACAGGTCGCGCTCCTCCAGCTCCTCGAGCATCGCCTGCCCGTCGCCCCGACCGGCGAGCGCGCCGGCGAGCTCCCCGCACAGGCGGTCGCACACCGACGTGGCCAGCAGGAAGTCCAGGACGTCGGGCGCGAGGGCGTCGAGCACGTTCTCCGCGAGGTACTCCCCCACCGAGTGGTGCCGGCCCGAGAAGCCCCGGATCAGCGCACCCGGGTCGTCGCTGTCGCGCAGCGACAGCGACACCAGCTGCAGGGCCGCGACCCACCCGTCGGTGTTCTCCGACAGCCGCGCGACGTCGTCCCCGTCCAGGCGCAGGCCGTTGAGCTCGACGAGGAACTCCCGGGCCTCGTCGAGGTCGAACCGCAGCGCCTCGGCGTCGATCTCGACGAGCTGGCCCCGCACCCGCAGCCGGCTCAGGGGCAGCTGCGGGCGGCGGCGGCTGGTCAGCACGACCGACAGGTTCGGCGGCGCGAAGTCCAGCACGTGCACCAGGGCCCGGCGCACCGCGGCGTCCTCGACGAGGTGCCAGTCGTCGAACGCCAGCACGAACCCGCCCTCGTGCGCGGCGACGAGCTCGAGCAGGACCGACAGCGTGTAGCCCTGCACGTCCTCGGCGCTCTGCTCGACCAGCCCGGCCAGGTCGTCGATCGCGTCCACCCCGCCCGGGAGCGCCCGCCGCACCGCCTCGAGCAGGTGCGACAGGAACCAGTGCGGGGCGTTGTCGTCGCGGTGCAGCCCCAGCCAGGCGACGGACGCGCCGGCGTCGCGCAGCACCTGCAGCCACTGGACCGCCACCGTGGTCTTGCCGTAGCCCGCCGGGGCGTGGATCACCGTCAGCTGCGCCCCGGCCGAAGCGCGCAGCGCGTCCAGCACCCGGCGGCGCTCGATCACGTTGCGGACGTGGGCCGGGGCGCGGAACCGGGTCGACGCGCTGCGCGGGACACCGCCGGTCGAGGACGTCTCCCGCACCCGCGGACCGGTCGTCGTCATCGAGTGCCCCTCCCCGTCGACGGACGCCCGCGAGCGCCGGGTCGCGTGACCCCGACCACAGTGTCAGCCCTGTCGAGCCACCCGCCCACCCGAACGGGTAGCCGCGGCCGGTGCCGTGACGACGGCGACACCTGCCGGTGCCAGGCTCGTGCCCGTCACCGGAGCCGGGGAGGTCGTGAGCGTGGACGCGGACGTGATCGTGGTGGGGGCCGGGCTGGCCGGGCTGGTGGCGGCCGCCGAGCTGGCCGACGCGGGCCGGCGGGTGCTGCTGCTGGACCAGGAGGGTGAGCAGAACCTGGGCGGGCAGGCGTTCTGGTCGCTCGGCGGGCTGTTCCTCGTCGGCTCCCCGGAGCAGCGGCGGCTGGGCATCACGGACTCCGTCGAGCTGGCGATGCAGGACTGGCTCGGCACCGCCGCGTTCGACCGCGGCGTCGACGACCCGGCGGGCGAGGACCACTGGGGCCGCCGGTGGGCGAGCGCCTACGTCGAGTTCGCCGCCGGGGAGAAGCGGTCCTGGCTGCACGCGCAGGGGATGCGCTGGATCCCGCTGGTCGGCTGGGCCGAGCGGGGCGGGCACCTCGCCGACGGCCACGGCAACTCCGTGCCGCGCTTCCACACCACGTGGGGCACCGGGCCGGGGGTGCTGGCGCCGTTCGAGCGCCGCGTCCGCGAGGCGGTGGCGGCCGGGCGGGTCGAGTTCCGGTTCCGCCACCGCGTCGACGCGCTGCTCACCACCGACGGCGCGGTCGACGGCGTCGGCGGGGCGGTGCTGGATCCGACGGCGGTGGCGCGCGGGGAGCGCAGCTCGCGCACGGAGGCCGGGACGTTCGAGCTGCGGGCCCCGGCGGTGCTCGTCACCTCCGGCGGGATCGGCGCCGACCACGACCTGGTGCGCGCGAACTGGCCCGCCCGGCTCGGGGCCGCGCCCGAGCGGATGATCTCCGGGGTGCCCGAGCACGTCGACGGCCGGATGCTGGCGATCACCGAGCAGGCCGGCGGGCGGATCGTCAACCGCGACCGGATGTGGCACTACACCGAGGGCATCGCGAACTGGGACCCGATCTGGGCCCGGCACGGCATCCGGATCCTGCCCGGGCCGTCGTCGCTGTGGTTCGACGCCCGCGGCCGCCGCTTCGGCGCCCCGAACTTCCCCGGGTTCGACACCCTCGGCACGCTCGCCGCGATCACCGCCACCGGCTACGACCACTCCTGGTTCGTGCTCACCCAGAAGATCATCGAGAAGGAGTTCGCGCTGTCGGGGTCGGAGCAGAACCCCGACCTGACCGGCAAGGACGTCAAGCTGACGCTGAGCCGCGTGCGGCCCGGGGCGGCCGCGCCGGTGGAGGCGTTCAAGCGCCACGGCGCCGACTTCGTCGTGGCCGACACCCTCCCCGAGCTCGTCGCGGGGATGAACGCGCTGACCGACGAGCCGCTGCTCGACCTCGCCGACCTCGAGCGCCAGATCGTGGCCCGCGACCGCGAGATGGACAACGCGTTCACCAAGGACCTGCAGGTGATGGCCATCCACAACTCGAGGCGCTCGCTCACCGAGCGCCTGGCCCGCACCGCCGCGCCGCACAAGATCCTCGACCCGAAGGCCGGGCCGCTGATCGCGGTGCGCCTGAACATCCTCACCCGCAAGACCCTGGGCGGGCTGCAGACCGACCTGTCCGGGCGGGTGCTGTCCGCGGACGGCACGCCGGTCCCGGGCCTGTACGCGGCCGGGGAGGTCGCCGGATTCGGCGGCGGCGGCGTGCACGGCTACCGCTCGCTGGAGGGCACCTTCCTCGGCGGCTGCCTGTTCTCCGGGCGCGGGGCCGGGCGGGCGATCGCCGCGGCGACCGCGTCGTGAGCGGGCGGCCCCCCGCCACACCCCGCGCCGCCCGCGCCGACGTGGTCGACTGGACGCCGCGGAACCCCGCGTCCCCGGAGATCGATCGGAGCAGATCGTGTCGGACAACACCTACCGCGTCATCGAGATCGTCGGAACCTCGGCGAACGACGTCAGCGAGGCGATCCGGAACGGCATCGCCCGCGCCGCGTCGACGCTCGACGAGCTCGACTGGTTCGAGGTCACGCAGACCCGCGGCCACATCGAGAACGGCGAGGTGGCCCACTTCCAGGTGCACCTGAAGGTGGGCTTCAAGCTCCGCCAGTAGCCCTACCGGGCCGCGGCGATCACTTCTTCACCTTCGGCTTCTTCTTCGCCGCGGCCTTCTTGGGCTTCACCGGCTCCTCGGCGTCGGCCAGCTCGAGCTCGGCGGTGGCCTGCACGAGCGCGAGCAGGTCGGGGTCGAGGCCGGGCCCGAACTCCTCGGGCCGCTCGGCCGCGATGTCCATCGGGAAGCCCTCGGGCATGACCTCGGTCGTCAGCCGCCCGCCGCCGACGCTGGCCGGCGCCTCGCCGCGGTAGATCTTCCCGGCCTCGGACAGGTCGTCGGCGCTGAACGTGAACTGCTTGAGGTGCAGACCCTGGTCGAGCAGCGTCTTGACCTCCGGGAACCGCTCGGCGTTCGTCTTCGGGATCGGCAGCGTCTTCCCCCAGTCGATCCCGAGGGACTCCAGCGCCTTCGCGTAGGCGTTCTCGTGGGCCTGGTCGCGGACGATCAGGTAGGAGATCGTGGCGCGGGCGGTCTTGTTGTCGGTCATCTCGTAGAGCCGGCACTTCTGCAGGCGCCCGGTCGACTCGAGCATCAGGTTGTAGAGCAGGTCGAGCACGAGGTTGCCGCTGTTGTAGACGTAGGAGCCCGACCACGGGTTCCCGGCGGCGTCGACGGGCAGGGCGCCCTGGGCCCCCACCAGGTAGTGGTGGATGTTGCCGCCGCTGAGCGCCATCGCCAGCGGGGTCGCGCCGTCGGCGCCGGGGACGTCGAGGGGCTCGGTCGGGTCGCCGCCGTAGCCGGGGGCGCCGTCGGTGAGCCGGGCGATGGTGGTGGCGATCAGCTCGACGTGCCCGATCTCCTCGGTGCCCACCCCGTAGAGCAGGTCGCGGTAGGGCTTGCCCGTGGCGCCGCGGAAGTTGAAGGCCTGGAACAGGTACTGCATCATCGTGCGCATCTCGCCGAACTGGCCGCCCAGGCCCTCCTGCAGCGCGTTCGCCGCGGCGGGGTCGGGCTCGTCGGGGACGATCTCGTTGATCATGCGTTGCACGTGCAGGAACATGGCGGACCTCGTCGTCTCGGTGGGTGCGCCCGTCGGCGTCCTCGGGAGGGCGTCGATCGGACCGTCTGGGGCCGGGTAACCCCGAACGGTCGCGCGCTACACGCGTGGAGATCATCGGAGTGCGCCGCGGGGGTCGCCCGCGGCGGTCCCGTGACCGAGACTCGGGGACGTGGAACCGACCGCCGACGCCCTCGCCGCCCTCCTGCACCGCGCGCGGAGCGGGCGCACGCTGCTCGACGGCGCCCGCGAGGCGACGGGGCTCTCGCTCGACGAGGCCTACGCCGTCCAGGACCGGCTGACGGCGCTGCGGCTCGGCGAGGGACGCCGCCGGGTCGGGTGGAAGCTGGGCTACACCTCGGCGGTGATGCGGGAGCAGATGGGCGTGGACGCGCCGAACCACGGCCCGCTGCTGGACGACATGGTGCTCGACGGCACGGTGGCGGGTGGTGGCGCCGAGGCCGCCGGGCACCTCCACCCCCGCGTCGAGCCGGAGATCGGGATCGTCCTCGCCCGCGACCTGGCGGGCACCGGCCTCGGGATCGCCGACGTCGCCGCGGCCGTCGCGGAGGTGCGGGCCTGTCTGGAGGTCGTCGACTCGATCTGGCTCGACTACCGCTTCACCGCGGCGCAGAACACCGCCGACGGCTCGTCGGCCGCCGGCGTCGTGGTCGGCCCGGTCCTCGACGTCGACCCCGCGGAGTGCCACGGGATCCCCGTGGAGCTGACCGGCGACGGCACCGTCCTCGCGACGGCCACGTCCGCAGCGGCCGGCGGGCACCCCCTGCTCGGCGTCGCCTGGCTGGCGGGTGAGCTCGCCGCGCGCGGGCGGGGCCTGCGCGCGGGCGAGCTCGTCATCACCGGCGGGCTCACCGCCGCGGTGCCGCTGCGGGCCGGGCACGCGCTGGCGGCGCGGTTCGGCACCGGGGCCGTGGTGGCGGTGCGGCGGCCCGCCGGCGAGACCGACGCCGGGTGCGCACCGCCGCCGTGAGACCCGGCGGCGGAGGCTCCGCGCCTACCGCCCTGCCCCCACCGCCCGCACCGCCTCGTCGCGGAAGCCGCGGGCGACCGGCTCCAGCGCCTCGAAGGCGCCCGGCGGCGTGCCCGGGAGGGCGCGGCCCGCGTCCCGGACCCGGCCGAGGATCGCGTCCGCGGCGGTGTCGGCCTCCGCGGTGAGCCGGGGCAGGTCGACGCCGGTGAGCACGCCGTCGCGCTTCACGACCCGGCCGTCGACCAGCACGGTGCGGACGTCGGCCGCGGTGGTCTGGAAGACCAGCGTGGCGTAGGGGTCGATCCGCGGGTGCTGCTCGATCGCTCCCCCGCCGACGAGCTGCAGGTCGGCGCGCTTGCCCGGCGTCAGCGAGCCGATCCGGTCGCCCAGCCCGAGCGCGTCCGCGCCGTTGACCGTCGTCCAGGCCAGCGCCTCCTTCGCGGTCGTCGTGACCGCCTCGGGCATCGCGCCCGCGAGGTTCGTCGCCTCGGTGGCCTCCCAGCGCGTGAGCCCGAGCCCGAACCGCATCTCGTGCCAGAGGTCGCCGGAGTTGAGCGAGATGACGTCGGCGGACAGGGTCGGGGCGATGCCGTGCCGGTGGCAGCGCGCGAACGCCGGCCGTCCCATGCCCATGTTGAGCTCGGTCTCCACGGAGATCGAGACCTTGCCGCCGCTGCGGGCGACCGCCTCCCACTCGGCGTCGTCGAGGGTGTTGCAGTGCACGTGGACCAGGTCCGGCCCCAGCAGGCCGTGGGCGTCGAGCTCGCCGATGCCGCCGGTCAGCACGCTGCCCCACACGCACCCGGTGTGGTTGACGATCAGCGCGCGGCGCTCGCGGGCCGCGGCCAGCTCCGCGACGGTGCGGTCCCACGGCAGCCCGTACAGCTCCGAGAGCGAGACGCCGAGGGTGAGCAGACCGTCGGAGGCGAAGTGGGTGTCGGCGACGCGGTGGAAGTCCGCGAGCCGCGCGGAGTGCTCGCCGAACCGGGTGGCCTCGGGCGAGCTCTCGAAGAACCCGTAGCAGAAGGCCGCGCGGATGCCGGCGTCGCGCAGGCCGAGGACGGCGCCGTCGCTGTGGTCGGGGGTGTTGTTGCAGTGGGAGAAGTCGAGCAGCGTCGTCACCCCGGCGTTGAGCGCGTCGAGGGCGCCGAGCCGGTTGCCCAGGCGCACGTCGTCGGCGGTGTAGGCCGGGGAGATCGCGAGCCGGATGCCGAAGTAGTAGTCGCCCAGCGTCCAGTCGCCGCAGATGCCGCGGACCAGGGACTGCCAGGTGTGGCGGTGGGTGTCGACGAGCCCGGGCAGCACGAGGTGCCCGGTCGCGTCGATCACCTCCGCGTCCGTGACCGGCAGCGACGGGGCGATGGCGGCGATCACCCCGTCCTCGACGAGGACGTCACCGGTGGGGAGGTCGCCGAGGGCCGGGTCCATCGTCAGGACGTGCCCGCCGCGGATGAGGGTGCGTGTCATGGGGCCAGCGTGGCGACGCCGCCACCGGGGTGCATGTGCCGAAGAGGTTGCGATCCCGGGGCCCGGGGGACGTAGCATCGCCCGGGCCCGGCAGGCGCGCGCGAGGTGGTGGGACATGGACGTCCGTTCGCTCCGGTACGCGGTGACGCTCGCCGACACGCTCCACTTCGGACGCGCGGCGCAGGTGCACTACATCGCGGCCCAGCCCTTCGGGCGCCGCATCCAGGCCCTGGAGCGCGAGGTCGGGGCGCCGCTGTTCGCCCGCACCAGCCGCCGCGTCGCGCTCACCCCGGCCGGCGAGCGCTTCCTCCCCCGCGCCCGGCAGGTCCTCGCGCAGCTCGACGCCCTGCTGGCGCCGGCCGAGGGCCGCAGCGACGACCCGGGCGTCCTGCGGATCGGCGTGCTCGGCTTCGGACTGGCCGACCTGTGGCCGCACGTGCGCGAGCTGGTCGGGGCGCGTCTGCCGGAGCTGGTCGTGACCACCGTCGAGCTCGACTGGGAGGGCCAGTACGACGCCGTGCGCAGCGGCGAGGTCGACCTCGCGCTCACCCACGACGTCGGAGGGGCCGACGACCTGGTGCTGGACCGGGTGCTGGAGGTGGACCGCTACGCCGTCGTGCCGGTGCGGTCCGACCTCGCCGCGGCCGAGCGGCTCACCGCGGCCGACGTCGACGGGCGGCGGTGGATCTGCCCGGTCGGCGACGCCCCGGGTCTGTCGGAGTGGGGCGACCGGAGCGGTCGCCGCGACAGCGTCGACGTCCGCTCGCCGTCCGGCGTCCCGACCGCGGTGGCCACCAGCGGCCGGCTGGGCCTGCACGCGGAGCCCGCGCGCCGGTTCTTCCCGCACCCCGACGTCCGGTACGTGCCGATGGAGGGCCCGGGCGCCACGGTGTCGGTCGCGAGCCGCCCGGGCGACGGGCGCGAGGCCGTCGCGGTGTTCCGGGCCGCGGCCCGCGCCGCCGCCGCGGTCGACCTGCCGGACCGGAACCGATCCGGACCATGATCGGCGGCGCCGCCCGGGGCAGGCTGGGGAGGCGGGGCAGGCCGGGGCGGCCGACGACGAGGGGAACGCGATGCGCTGGAGCAGCTACGCCGAGTCGGACGGGACCGTCCGAGCGGCGGTGTGGCGGGAGGACCGCCTGCACCCGGTGCCGGCGGGCACCGGACTGGTCGACCTGCTGGGCGACGACGGCACGCGGCTGCGCGCCGCCGCCGACGCCGCGCTCGCGGGCCCGTCCGTCGACCCGGGGACGGTGACGCTGCTGCCGCCGGTGCCGCGCCCGCCGTCGGTCCGGGACTTCATGGCGTTCGAGGAGCACGTCGTCACCGCGAGCGCCGCGATCGGCCTCACGGTGGACCCGCTCTGGTACCGGCAGCCGGTCTTCTACTTCACCAACCCCGCGGCCCTGCGGGGCCCGCACGAGCCGGTCGCGGTCTCCCCCGGCAGCACGGCCTTCGACTACGAGCTCGAGGTGGCCGCCGTGATCGGGCGCGAGGGCTCCGACCTGGGCCCGGAGGAGGCGGTGGACCACATCGCCGGCTACCTCGTCCTCTGCGACTGGAGCGCCCGGGACCTGCAGGCCGAGGAGATGAAGCTCAACCTCGGCCCGGCGAAGGGCAAGGACTCGGCGACGAGCTGCGGGCCGTGGATGCTCACCCCCGACGAGCTGCCCGCGGCCGCCGCGATGACGGCGTCGGTCAACGGGCGGCCCTACAGCGCGGGCCGGCTCGACGCGCTGCACTGGAGCTTCGGGGAGATGGTCGCCTACGCCTCGCGCGGCACGCGGGTCGTGCCCGGCGACCTGATCGGCAGCGGGACCGTCGGGACCGGCTGCATCCTGGAGCTGTCCCGCGTGCACGGCGCCGAGGCCTACCCGTGGCTGCGG contains these protein-coding regions:
- a CDS encoding serine hydrolase domain-containing protein, whose amino-acid sequence is MSRTIDSGALDALLDKAVAGGAVPHVAAIAADRDGILYEGGAGPRVAGGTDTVTTRTPFRIMSMTKMVATTAALQLHERGRLDLDAPVAEFRPEFADLQVLDGFDGDTPRLRAPRSRATVRHLLTHTSGLGYWFFDADLARYEQLTGTPNVLGGAGAFAAPLLHDPGERFTYGIGTDWLGRVVEAVTGTGLDVVVKEEITGPLGMDDTMFLLDEGRTADAVSVHVPAEGGGWASAGELLPQEPEWWAGGHGLYSTPRDYIRFERALLRGGELDGVRILSEATVDEAFTNQIGDLDFPAAIPTADPPITGPFDAGPGWKWGYGLLLNTADAPGGRRAGSGAWAGLFNTHFWVDRTSGVCASIYTNSLPFVTPEAFALYGEFEQALYAAL
- a CDS encoding LuxR C-terminal-related transcriptional regulator, producing MTTTGPRVRETSSTGGVPRSASTRFRAPAHVRNVIERRRVLDALRASAGAQLTVIHAPAGYGKTTVAVQWLQVLRDAGASVAWLGLHRDDNAPHWFLSHLLEAVRRALPGGVDAIDDLAGLVEQSAEDVQGYTLSVLLELVAAHEGGFVLAFDDWHLVEDAAVRRALVHVLDFAPPNLSVVLTSRRRPQLPLSRLRVRGQLVEIDAEALRFDLDEAREFLVELNGLRLDGDDVARLSENTDGWVAALQLVSLSLRDSDDPGALIRGFSGRHHSVGEYLAENVLDALAPDVLDFLLATSVCDRLCGELAGALAGRGDGQAMLEELEERDLFLRPLDGEREWFRYHHLFADYLRRRLDRDHPGRAAGLHARASAWFAAHDLVSEAVDHALTGGDVERATDLVEQHAMLLVEHSRMVSLLGLVSRLPATAADDRPALLMAVSWANCLLQRAEAAQSSLDVLRSALPAPGVDPDGADPDGADPGGVDALGEMRSEADVVQACIDIYGDRTDRAEGLVRTSLDRSGSYRPWVVSVAANIQSFCDIHAMRFARARERQQWARRFHDRTTGPFSGVYGRCFAGVAALSQLDTTGAEVQLRGAVVLARESAGRRSHAAQLAGALLGELHYVRGQLDEAERLLTESGELGAESGVVDFMIASFALLARIKAGRGAADEAAELLLEGAQVADRLGLHRLRTAVGAERITQLLARGRIREARRVAGDLPEGSCRHGGIGARIDQLRTSSLAAVHSAEGDHERAVALVQDLIVEARRRGQVRTVVELSVQLAGIQERATRFMAAERTLAGVLDRVVARGAPQLVREGGPDVRVVLERVAARALHGASADALPAVEQLEVVLAAPGGAAAPSPTDLTGREREILQMLDLGRGNQQIATATGVTVNTVKWYLKNIYGKLGAGNRTEAVSVARRHGLLG
- a CDS encoding FAD-binding dehydrogenase, whose amino-acid sequence is MSVDADVIVVGAGLAGLVAAAELADAGRRVLLLDQEGEQNLGGQAFWSLGGLFLVGSPEQRRLGITDSVELAMQDWLGTAAFDRGVDDPAGEDHWGRRWASAYVEFAAGEKRSWLHAQGMRWIPLVGWAERGGHLADGHGNSVPRFHTTWGTGPGVLAPFERRVREAVAAGRVEFRFRHRVDALLTTDGAVDGVGGAVLDPTAVARGERSSRTEAGTFELRAPAVLVTSGGIGADHDLVRANWPARLGAAPERMISGVPEHVDGRMLAITEQAGGRIVNRDRMWHYTEGIANWDPIWARHGIRILPGPSSLWFDARGRRFGAPNFPGFDTLGTLAAITATGYDHSWFVLTQKIIEKEFALSGSEQNPDLTGKDVKLTLSRVRPGAAAPVEAFKRHGADFVVADTLPELVAGMNALTDEPLLDLADLERQIVARDREMDNAFTKDLQVMAIHNSRRSLTERLARTAAPHKILDPKAGPLIAVRLNILTRKTLGGLQTDLSGRVLSADGTPVPGLYAAGEVAGFGGGGVHGYRSLEGTFLGGCLFSGRGAGRAIAAATAS
- a CDS encoding dodecin produces the protein MSDNTYRVIEIVGTSANDVSEAIRNGIARAASTLDELDWFEVTQTRGHIENGEVAHFQVHLKVGFKLRQ
- a CDS encoding manganese catalase family protein, whose amino-acid sequence is MFLHVQRMINEIVPDEPDPAAANALQEGLGGQFGEMRTMMQYLFQAFNFRGATGKPYRDLLYGVGTEEIGHVELIATTIARLTDGAPGYGGDPTEPLDVPGADGATPLAMALSGGNIHHYLVGAQGALPVDAAGNPWSGSYVYNSGNLVLDLLYNLMLESTGRLQKCRLYEMTDNKTARATISYLIVRDQAHENAYAKALESLGIDWGKTLPIPKTNAERFPEVKTLLDQGLHLKQFTFSADDLSEAGKIYRGEAPASVGGGRLTTEVMPEGFPMDIAAERPEEFGPGLDPDLLALVQATAELELADAEEPVKPKKAAAKKKPKVKK
- a CDS encoding 2-keto-4-pentenoate hydratase, with amino-acid sequence MEPTADALAALLHRARSGRTLLDGAREATGLSLDEAYAVQDRLTALRLGEGRRRVGWKLGYTSAVMREQMGVDAPNHGPLLDDMVLDGTVAGGGAEAAGHLHPRVEPEIGIVLARDLAGTGLGIADVAAAVAEVRACLEVVDSIWLDYRFTAAQNTADGSSAAGVVVGPVLDVDPAECHGIPVELTGDGTVLATATSAAAGGHPLLGVAWLAGELAARGRGLRAGELVITGGLTAAVPLRAGHALAARFGTGAVVAVRRPAGETDAGCAPPP
- a CDS encoding amidohydrolase family protein gives rise to the protein MTRTLIRGGHVLTMDPALGDLPTGDVLVEDGVIAAIAPSLPVTDAEVIDATGHLVLPGLVDTHRHTWQSLVRGICGDWTLGDYYFGIRLAISPAYTADDVRLGNRLGALDALNAGVTTLLDFSHCNNTPDHSDGAVLGLRDAGIRAAFCYGFFESSPEATRFGEHSARLADFHRVADTHFASDGLLTLGVSLSELYGLPWDRTVAELAAARERRALIVNHTGCVWGSVLTGGIGELDAHGLLGPDLVHVHCNTLDDAEWEAVARSGGKVSISVETELNMGMGRPAFARCHRHGIAPTLSADVISLNSGDLWHEMRFGLGLTRWEATEATNLAGAMPEAVTTTAKEALAWTTVNGADALGLGDRIGSLTPGKRADLQLVGGGAIEQHPRIDPYATLVFQTTAADVRTVLVDGRVVKRDGVLTGVDLPRLTAEADTAADAILGRVRDAGRALPGTPPGAFEALEPVARGFRDEAVRAVGAGR
- a CDS encoding LysR family transcriptional regulator, which gives rise to MDVRSLRYAVTLADTLHFGRAAQVHYIAAQPFGRRIQALEREVGAPLFARTSRRVALTPAGERFLPRARQVLAQLDALLAPAEGRSDDPGVLRIGVLGFGLADLWPHVRELVGARLPELVVTTVELDWEGQYDAVRSGEVDLALTHDVGGADDLVLDRVLEVDRYAVVPVRSDLAAAERLTAADVDGRRWICPVGDAPGLSEWGDRSGRRDSVDVRSPSGVPTAVATSGRLGLHAEPARRFFPHPDVRYVPMEGPGATVSVASRPGDGREAVAVFRAAARAAAAVDLPDRNRSGP
- a CDS encoding fumarylacetoacetate hydrolase family protein translates to MRWSSYAESDGTVRAAVWREDRLHPVPAGTGLVDLLGDDGTRLRAAADAALAGPSVDPGTVTLLPPVPRPPSVRDFMAFEEHVVTASAAIGLTVDPLWYRQPVFYFTNPAALRGPHEPVAVSPGSTAFDYELEVAAVIGREGSDLGPEEAVDHIAGYLVLCDWSARDLQAEEMKLNLGPAKGKDSATSCGPWMLTPDELPAAAAMTASVNGRPYSAGRLDALHWSFGEMVAYASRGTRVVPGDLIGSGTVGTGCILELSRVHGAEAYPWLRPGDRVRLEVDGLGAVDAPVVAGAAVRPLREELA